The proteins below are encoded in one region of Helianthus annuus cultivar XRQ/B chromosome 2, HanXRQr2.0-SUNRISE, whole genome shotgun sequence:
- the LOC110911714 gene encoding phosphopantothenoylcysteine decarboxylase encodes MQVESATRKPRILLAASGSVAAIKFGILCGCFSDWADVKVVATQAALHFIDRTTLPKDVVLYTDEHEWSTWSKIGDTVLHIELRQWADIMVIAPLSANTLGKIAGGLCDNLLTSIIRAWDYEKPIFVAPAMNTYMWTNPFTERHLMTVDELGIILIPPVSKRLACGDYGTGAMAEPSLIFNTVRLFMESRQNASGGRTQ; translated from the exons ATGCAAGTGGAGAGTGCTACTAGAAAACCGAGAATTCTGCTTGCCGCAAGTGGAAGTGTGGCTGCGATAAAGTTCGGGATCCTGTGCGGCTGTTTTTCAGATTGGGCGGATGTAAAAGTTGTTGCAACGCAGGCGGCTTTACATTTTATTGATAGAACAACACTCCCAAAAGATGTGGTTCTATATACAGATGAGCATGAATGGTCAACTTGGTCAAAGATCGGAGATACGGTGCTTCACATTGAGCTTCGTCAATGGGCTGATATTATGGTAATCGCACCATTGTCGGCAAATACACTCGGCAAG ATAGCAGGTGGACTATGTGACAACTTGCTGACAAGCATAATTCGAGCGTGGGATTATGAAAAACCGATATTCGTAGCGCCAGCTATGAACACGTATATGTGGACGAATCCTTTCACTGAACGGCATCTTATGACGGTTGATGAACTTGGAATTATTCTTATACCCCCAGTGTCGAAAAGGCTTGCTTGTGGAGACTACGGAACCGGTGCAATGGCCGAGCCTTCACTCATCTTCAATACTGTAAGACTCTTCATGGAATCCCGACAAAATGCAAGTGGTGGTAGAACACAATGA
- the LOC110911727 gene encoding uncharacterized protein LOC110911727, with protein sequence MALTNFILTVAGVSAVILLMRSDVKQSASIFKRNVRQIRHWLEEESKSAAKEVEKAKPKELPKKDIPKDD encoded by the exons ATGGCGTTAACGAATTTTATACTCACCGTTGCCGGAGTTAGCGCGGTGATTCTACTCATGCGGAGCGATGTCAAACAGTCTGCTTCTATATTCAAACGTAACGTTCGTCAGATTCGTCACTGGCTTGAGGAAGAATCTAAATCAGCTGCAAA GGAAGTAGAGAAGGCAAAACCCAAGGAGCTTCCAAAGAAAGATATTCCCAAGGATGATTAA